In Candidatus Alcyoniella australis, the DNA window ATTCCGCGCAACAGTGCGCGCGTGGTCTCGCGTGCCAGCAGGTTCATCATTTCGTCGTGCGCATTTGGACCCGAATTTTACACGCCGCAACGGCTTGGGCCAACAGCTACGGCGATTGGTCAGGCCTGCAGGGTCTCGCGCAGCTGCTCAAACAGCTTGTCGATCTGCCAGGGGTAGGGGATCTCGCCCTTGATCGTGGAGGGGTCGAGGTCCAACGTTGCGTCGTCGCCGTTCGACCGTTCGTTTTGCAGCAGCAGACACGGTCGGCTGAAGATGGTCCGCTGCGCCTCGGAGCCCTGGGCCAGGTGCTCGTCGTTGATCAAGCCCTTTTCGATCAACGCCAGGTCGAAACCGCCGCGCAGGGCCGAAATGGCGGCCTTATCAAGATCGTCGGCCGCGAGCACCCGGTATCCGGCCGATCGTAGGCAGTCGTACAGCGCTGCCGAGCGTTGGTTCGCCGCGGCCACCAGCAACAGCTTGGTTTGGGCGACCCGCGCCCCGGCGAGCACGCGCCGCAAGCGCTCGAGTTCGATCAACGGGGCGTCGTCGCGCAGCCGCAGGCCCGGCTGTTGCGGCAGGATCGCGCTGAAGGTCGAGCCGCTGCCGGGCAGCGAGTCTACGAGGATCGCGCCGCCCGCGCGTTCCATGATCCGGGCGGCCACGGTCAGACCCAGCCCGCCCGCCGCGGCAGAGCGCTTGGTGCTGAACATCGGCTCGAAGATCCGTTCCAGATCCTGCTCCTCGATCCCCATGCCCGCGTCGCGCACGCTGATGATGGTCAGCGGCGGCGCGGAGGATTCGAGCGACTCCAGCCGTTCGAGCATCGCGGCCGCGGTGGGAGTAGGGCGATGGGACGCGACGATTCCCAGCGCCTCTTGGCGGCTCACGCTGCGCGCCTCAAGGTGGACCTGCTCGCCCTCCTGCGAGGCCTCCAGCGCGTTGCGCAGCAGGTGCAGTAGGACCGTTGTCAGCAGCTCGTCGGGCAGCAGGCTGCACGCCTCGGGCTCGACCAAAGTCCTGACGGCGATCCTGCTGCGCGAGATTTCTTTGTCCAAATCGCCCAAGGCAGAGGTTACGGCGTTGTTCACCGGCAGTGGTTCTGCGGACGGTTCGACCTCTGCGGACAGAACCTTGAGGCTGCCGAGGATCTGGCGCACGCGCAACAATTGGTGCCGCGCGACCTGGGCGCAACGTTTGTAGGCGTCCGCGCTCTTGGTGACCAACGCCAGGCCGGCGTGGCTCAACACGTCGCCGATCATCTCCGAGAGCGTCGTCAGCTGGTTGCTGCAAATGCGGTCGAGCAGCGCCAGGCGGTCGGACTGTATCAGCCGCCGGATCAGTGCCAGATGCTCGGTGTTGTCACGGATGCTGATCAGCACGTGC includes these proteins:
- a CDS encoding ATP-binding protein, yielding MQNLIELNNPAVQALLDSLPQALAICDNDCTIVLANRGLRELIGSARLQGADLSSLLPELFDDLNELQGHGLSEYAERPGNCAKEVFLSKQGRLFSAKCEMSPVDDWTDRHVLISIRDNTEHLALIRRLIQSDRLALLDRICSNQLTTLSEMIGDVLSHAGLALVTKSADAYKRCAQVARHQLLRVRQILGSLKVLSAEVEPSAEPLPVNNAVTSALGDLDKEISRSRIAVRTLVEPEACSLLPDELLTTVLLHLLRNALEASQEGEQVHLEARSVSRQEALGIVASHRPTPTAAAMLERLESLESSAPPLTIISVRDAGMGIEEQDLERIFEPMFSTKRSAAAGGLGLTVAARIMERAGGAILVDSLPGSGSTFSAILPQQPGLRLRDDAPLIELERLRRVLAGARVAQTKLLLVAAANQRSAALYDCLRSAGYRVLAADDLDKAAISALRGGFDLALIEKGLINDEHLAQGSEAQRTIFSRPCLLLQNERSNGDDATLDLDPSTIKGEIPYPWQIDKLFEQLRETLQA